A genomic segment from Oryctolagus cuniculus chromosome 16 unlocalized genomic scaffold, mOryCun1.1 SUPER_16_unloc_1, whole genome shotgun sequence encodes:
- the LOC100339134 gene encoding vomeronasal type-2 receptor 116, which yields MFPWIFLLLFLQRYLLVICQDGPKCYSKIERSFYKDGDIEIASFFPIYIHLVNRIMNIFQRDLTFIRFQSKNYQYVLALVFAIEEINKNTHLLPNMTLGFDLYNVMHSDMMVMENPFIWLAGMEKYVPNYTCRKQSKSVAVISGTSIAAQMGTLLELYKIPQLTLGSFEPLLSDSAQFPSLYQMPPKDTSLAHGMVSLMLHFSWTWVGLAISDLPKGIQFMSDLKVEMQKNGICVDFVEFIPVTEESHNSFQRLYHIQILKSSANVVILFCDTDSLIGVSFPTWERVMTWKVWVTTSQWDFASDEHHILLHSFHGTLIFSHHHGEISGFKNFLQTVNPSKYPEDFYLSTFWSLYFDCSVTGPSCKTLRNCPLNASLESLPFHHFDMSMSDGSYNIYNAVYAVAHSVHEMLLQELEMQPVSSGSKVEFSPWQLHPFLKNLQLTNPAGDLVNLNHMRNLEAEYDILNFLNFPYGVGHKVKVGQFSPYVPQSQQLSLSENLIEWATGITETPRSVCSESCSPGFRKAPLEGKPTCCFDCTPCSENEISNQTDMDQCVKCPDLQYANTERNQCFHKRVTFLSFEDALGMTLVCTALCFSVLTVVVLGVFVKHRDTPIVKANNRCLSYILLITLIFCFLCSLVFIGRPNKTTCVLQQTTFGVVFTVAISTVLAKTITVLLAFRVTGPGRRMRHWLISGLPNSIIPICCLIQLALCGFWLGTSPSFIDTDAHSEHGHIILVCNKGSVTAFYCVLGYLGSLALASFTVAFLARNLPDTFNEAKFLTFSMLVFCSVWVTFLPVYHSTKGKVMVAVEVFSILCSSAGLLGCIFVPKCYIILFRPEKNVLKGFRDRIISKETDVLRNSS from the exons ATGTTTCCTTggatttttctgttgctttttctgcAGCGATATCTCCTTGTGATTTGTCAGGATGGTCCCAAGTGCTATTCCAAGATTGAACGGAGTTTTTACAAGGATGGAGACATTGAGATTGCTTCCTTTTTCCCCATTTACATACACCTCGTTAACAGAATCATGAATATTTTCCAAAGAGATCTCACATTCATCCG GTTTCAATCCAAAAACTACCAATATGTTCTGGCCTTGGTTTTTGCTATTGAGGAGATCAACAAGAACACCCATCTTTTACCCAACATGACATTGGGATTTGATCTCTATAATGTCATGCACAGTGACATGATGGTGATGGAGAATCCCTTCATCTGGCTTGCGGGAATGGAAAAGTATGTTCCCAATTACACGTGTAGGAAACAGAGCAAGTCTGTAGCCGTAATATCAGGAACAAGCATTGCTGCCCAAATGGGGACACTCCTGGAACTCTACAAAATTCCACAG CTGACTCTTGGATCTTTTGAACCTCTTCTGAGTGACAGTGCTCAGTTTCCTTCCCTCTATCAGATGCCCCCCAAAGACACTTCTCTGGCCCATGGCATGGTCTCCTTGATGCTTCATTTCAGCTGGACCTGGGTGGGTTTGGCCATCTCAGACCTCCCAAAAGGTATTCAGTTTATGTCTGATTTGAAAGTCGAGATGCAGAAGAATGGCATCTGTGTAGACTTTGTGGAATTCATCCCAGTCACTGAGGAGTCACATAATTCATTCCAGAGGCTGTATCATATCCAGATCCtaaaatcatcagcaaatgtggTGATTCTTTTCTGTGACACTGATTCACTCATAGGCGTCAGCTTTCCAACATGGGAACGTGTAATGACATGGAAAGTCTGGGTCACCACCTCACAATGGGATTTTGCCAGCGATGAGCATCATATCCTGCTCCACTCATTCCATGGGACTCTCATTTTTTCACACCACCATGGTGAGATCTctggtttcaaaaactttcttcaGACAGTTAACCCTTCCAAATACCCAGAAGACTTTTACCTCTCTACATTCTGGTCACTATATTTTGATTGCTCAGTTACTGGGCCATCCTGCAAAACCTTGAGAAACTGTCCACTGAATGCCTCCTTGGAATCCTTGCCTTTTCATCATTTTGATATGAGCATGAGTGATGGGAGTTACAACatatacaatgctgtgtatgctgtGGCCCACAGTGTACATGAGATGCTTCTACAAGAGTTAGAAATGCAGCCAGTGAGCAGTGGGTCAAAGGTGGAATTTTCTCCTTGGCAG TTGCACCCATTTCTCAAGAACCTCCAACTTACCAATCCTGCGGGTGACCTAGTGAATTTGAATCACATGAGGAATTTGGAAGCTGAATATGACATTCTCAACTTTCTGAATTTTCCATATGGTGTTGGACATAAGGTTAAAGTAGGACAGTTTTCCCCGTATGTTCCACAGAGCCAACAGTTGTCTCTCTCTGAGAATTTGATAGAGTGGGCCACAGGAATTACAGAG ACTCCACGTTCAGTATGCAGTGAGAGTTGCAGCCCTGGATTCAGGAAAGCCCCTCTGGAGGGGAAGCCTACCTGTTGTTTTGATTGCACACCTTGTTCTgagaatgagatttccaatcagACAG ATATGGACCAGTGTGTGAAGTGTCCAGATCTTCAGTATGCCAACACAGAGCGAAACCAGTGCTTCCACAAAAGAGTGACCTTTCTGTCGTTTGAAGATGCCCTGGGGATGAccctggtctgcacagctctgtgcttctctgtcctcaccgtTGTTGTCCttggggtctttgtgaagcaccgagacactcccatagtcaaggccaacaatcgttgtctcagctacatcctgctcatcaccctcatcttctgcttcctctgctccttagtGTTCATTGGTCGTCCCAACAAaaccacctgtgtcctccagcagaccACATTTGGAGTGGTATTCACTGTGGCTATTTCCACTGTCCTGGCCAAAACTATCACTGTGCTTCTGGCCTTCAGGGTCACTGGCCCAGGGAGAAGAATGAGACACTGGCTGATATCAGGGTTACCtaactccattattcccatctgctgcctgatccaactggctctctgtggcttctggcttgggacttctccttcctttattgacacagatgcacactctgagcatggccacatcattctggtgtgcaacaagggctcggtcactgccttctactgtgtcctgggctacctgggttccttggccctggccagctttactgtggctttcctagccaggaatctgcctgacaccttcaatgaagccaagttcctgacattcagcatgctggtgttttgcagtgtctgggtgaccttcctgcctgtctaccacagcaccaaggggaaggtcatggtggctgtggaggtcttctccatcttgtgctccagtgcagggctcctgggctgcatctttgttcccaagtgctacattattctcttcagacctgagaagaatgttttgaaAGGATTCAGGGATAGAAtaatttccaaggaaacagatGTTCTCAGGAATAGCTCTTAG